The Portunus trituberculatus isolate SZX2019 chromosome 19, ASM1759143v1, whole genome shotgun sequence genome contains a region encoding:
- the LOC123506274 gene encoding uncharacterized protein LOC123506274 isoform X2 → MAFQYTVPYLEPVRSMGWATERGIFVPHHRHGRLPISSLFALPLRPGAKPLPTAAHILRHSWFGRRAGNHELLSVHGALLQQASGSRQRHRGDRRLPGPHPHAAARLSVAGRLSLPLGLLHHSHFSVDPGTAGAVVLHCPVMMLLLHPISWHRRAPEKSPEDPVGLQAAKEDASETHKPLSQGLPRGSSVPTDLLKLGGGLRREMVIAKRLRSGSECHTDTQWLDQRGSAFRLGGSTFMAGSVLTLQDNDVTEERQQEGDKQMSPARRVWIKFRSQYNLRLMKDPLAMGIALATCLSITGGINIFAAIPFVLAEADYSLQDIATAMSVTAVVDLFTRMLGAFITDCPKVDVRLLYAFAQLIYIVVPYVLMCNSDQQWITLACMAALGIGLGLFYLLDMLLVVRVLGVHRMSTVMGLSQFFRCLAFTALGPSGGQLRDTTGNFFATVLFMSSVVLVGHIFLIFTTFTAHCCRPATPNSSPAQHRPRV, encoded by the exons ATGGCTTTTCAATATACAGTCCCTTATCTGGAACCTGTCCG GTCCATGGGCTGGGCCACTGAACGAGGTATTTTCGTACCGCACCATCGCCACGGCAGGCTCCCTATTAGCAGCCTCTTCGCTCTTCCTCTCCGCCCTGGTGCAAAACCCTTACCTACTGCTGCTCACATTCTCCGTCACAGttg GTTTGGGCGGCGGGCCGGCAATCATGAGCTGCTATCAGTCCACGGCGCTCTACTTCAACAAGCGTCTGGGTCTCGCCAACGGCATCGTGGTGACAGGcggctccctgggcctcatcctCATGCCGCAGCTCGCCTCTCTGTTGCAGGACGTCTATCCCTTCCGCTGGGCCTCCTTCATCACAG TCACTTCAGTGTGGATCCCGGCACCGCAGGAGCTGTGGTCCTCCATTGCCCGGtgatgatgttgctgctgcacCCCATCAGCTGGCATCGCCGCGCTCCGGAGAAGTCTCCGGAAGATCCGGTTGGGCTTCAGGCAGCTAAAGAGGACGCCAGTGAGACGCACAAACCCCTGAGCCAAGGCTTACCTCGAGGGTCTTCAGTGCCTACAGATCTGCTCAAGCTGGGCGGCGGGCTCAGGCGCGAGATGGTGATCGCCAAGAGGCTTCGCTCCGGCAGCGAATGTCACACCGACACTCAGTGGTTGGACCAGCGGGGGTCCGCCTTCCGTCTGGGCGGCAGCACATTCATGGCAGGCAGCGTCCTGACCCTCCAAGACAACGAC GTCACAGAGGAGAGGCAACAGGAAGGAGACAAGCAGATGAGTCCTGCGAGGCGGGTATGGATCAAGTTTCGGTCCCAGTACAACTTGAGGTTAATGAAGGATCCGCTGGCGATGGGCATCGCCCTGGCCACGTGCCTCAGCATCACCGGCGGCATCAACATCTTC GCTGCCATCCCGTTCGTGTTGGCCGAGGCGGACTACTCCCTGCAGGACATCGCCACGGCCATGTCGGTGACGGCCGTGGTGGATCTGTTCACGCGCATGCTGGGGGCGTTCATCACGGACTGCCCCAAGGTTGACGTCAGACTCCTCTACGCCTTCGCACAACTCATCTACATCGTGGTGCCTTACG TTCTCATGTGTAACAGCGACCAACAATGGATCACGTTGGCGTGCATGGCGGCGCTGGGCATAGGACTCGGCCTCTTCTACCTACTGGACATGTTGCTGGTGGTGCGGGTCCTGGGCGTGCACAGGATGTCGACGGTGATGGGGCTGAGTCAGTTCTTCCGATGCCTTGCCTTCACTGCGTTAGGTCCCTCTGGAg gtcagCTTCGGGACACCACAGGGAACTTCTTCGCCACGGTCCTCTTCATGTCCAGCGTCGTTTTGGTAGGTCACATATTCCTTATATTTACCACGTTCACGGCTCACTGTTGTCGCCCCGCTACGCCGAATTCCTCCCCAGCCCAGCACCGTCCACGTGTCTAG
- the LOC123506274 gene encoding monocarboxylate transporter 9-like isoform X1: MKGKAVAGEKVDKEGGNKEEELLLNGNRQSTITKPKEVKEDQKVAKTQGTAPDGGWGWCVVLAGTSGMMMLATQGPCFGVLYGQRLSDLGASPSLATWLFNIQSLIWNLSGPWAGPLNEVFSYRTIATAGSLLAASSLFLSALVQNPYLLLLTFSVTVGLGGGPAIMSCYQSTALYFNKRLGLANGIVVTGGSLGLILMPQLASLLQDVYPFRWASFITGAVVLHCPVMMLLLHPISWHRRAPEKSPEDPVGLQAAKEDASETHKPLSQGLPRGSSVPTDLLKLGGGLRREMVIAKRLRSGSECHTDTQWLDQRGSAFRLGGSTFMAGSVLTLQDNDVTEERQQEGDKQMSPARRVWIKFRSQYNLRLMKDPLAMGIALATCLSITGGINIFAAIPFVLAEADYSLQDIATAMSVTAVVDLFTRMLGAFITDCPKVDVRLLYAFAQLIYIVVPYVLMCNSDQQWITLACMAALGIGLGLFYLLDMLLVVRVLGVHRMSTVMGLSQFFRCLAFTALGPSGGQLRDTTGNFFATVLFMSSVVLVGHIFLIFTTFTAHCCRPATPNSSPAQHRPRV, from the exons ATGAAGGGGAAGGCAGTGGCGGGGGAGAAGGTGGACAAGGAGGGCgggaacaaggaggaagagcttCTACTGAATGGAAATAGACAATCGACCATCACGAAGCCCAAAG aggtgaaggaggaccaGAAGGTGGCGAAGACGCAGGGAACAGCTCCTGACGGTGGTTGGGGCTGGTGTGTGGTGCTCGCCGGGACAAGTGGCAtg ATGATGCTGGCAACACAAGGCCCCTGCTTTGGTGTTCTTTACGGCCAGCGCCTGTCTGACCTCGGTGCCTCGCCCAGCCTCGCGACATGGCTTTTCAATATACAGTCCCTTATCTGGAACCTGTCCG GTCCATGGGCTGGGCCACTGAACGAGGTATTTTCGTACCGCACCATCGCCACGGCAGGCTCCCTATTAGCAGCCTCTTCGCTCTTCCTCTCCGCCCTGGTGCAAAACCCTTACCTACTGCTGCTCACATTCTCCGTCACAGttg GTTTGGGCGGCGGGCCGGCAATCATGAGCTGCTATCAGTCCACGGCGCTCTACTTCAACAAGCGTCTGGGTCTCGCCAACGGCATCGTGGTGACAGGcggctccctgggcctcatcctCATGCCGCAGCTCGCCTCTCTGTTGCAGGACGTCTATCCCTTCCGCTGGGCCTCCTTCATCACAG GAGCTGTGGTCCTCCATTGCCCGGtgatgatgttgctgctgcacCCCATCAGCTGGCATCGCCGCGCTCCGGAGAAGTCTCCGGAAGATCCGGTTGGGCTTCAGGCAGCTAAAGAGGACGCCAGTGAGACGCACAAACCCCTGAGCCAAGGCTTACCTCGAGGGTCTTCAGTGCCTACAGATCTGCTCAAGCTGGGCGGCGGGCTCAGGCGCGAGATGGTGATCGCCAAGAGGCTTCGCTCCGGCAGCGAATGTCACACCGACACTCAGTGGTTGGACCAGCGGGGGTCCGCCTTCCGTCTGGGCGGCAGCACATTCATGGCAGGCAGCGTCCTGACCCTCCAAGACAACGAC GTCACAGAGGAGAGGCAACAGGAAGGAGACAAGCAGATGAGTCCTGCGAGGCGGGTATGGATCAAGTTTCGGTCCCAGTACAACTTGAGGTTAATGAAGGATCCGCTGGCGATGGGCATCGCCCTGGCCACGTGCCTCAGCATCACCGGCGGCATCAACATCTTC GCTGCCATCCCGTTCGTGTTGGCCGAGGCGGACTACTCCCTGCAGGACATCGCCACGGCCATGTCGGTGACGGCCGTGGTGGATCTGTTCACGCGCATGCTGGGGGCGTTCATCACGGACTGCCCCAAGGTTGACGTCAGACTCCTCTACGCCTTCGCACAACTCATCTACATCGTGGTGCCTTACG TTCTCATGTGTAACAGCGACCAACAATGGATCACGTTGGCGTGCATGGCGGCGCTGGGCATAGGACTCGGCCTCTTCTACCTACTGGACATGTTGCTGGTGGTGCGGGTCCTGGGCGTGCACAGGATGTCGACGGTGATGGGGCTGAGTCAGTTCTTCCGATGCCTTGCCTTCACTGCGTTAGGTCCCTCTGGAg gtcagCTTCGGGACACCACAGGGAACTTCTTCGCCACGGTCCTCTTCATGTCCAGCGTCGTTTTGGTAGGTCACATATTCCTTATATTTACCACGTTCACGGCTCACTGTTGTCGCCCCGCTACGCCGAATTCCTCCCCAGCCCAGCACCGTCCACGTGTCTAG